The proteins below come from a single Candidatus Chlamydia sanziniae genomic window:
- a CDS encoding metal ABC transporter solute-binding protein, Zn/Mn family, with amino-acid sequence MRKILFFIFFILCSLQAHSHNGTEKPQLLVSLVPYKFLVEQISAETCSVYSIVTNHYDPHTYELPPRQMEELRRGELWFRIGEAFEKACEKNLTCEQIDLTQNVSLILGKSCCSEHVMNYDTHIWLSPKNLKIQVQTIVSALSKKYPQYAALYEHNGAELLISLDLLDREILSIISKAKQRHVLVSHPAFGYFCRDYNFFQHYIEKNNHSDPSPKDIVQIFKEIRQYEFSSIILLEYAGRRSSAMLAERFHMNSITLDPYAENVIVNLRTIATTFASL; translated from the coding sequence ATGCGTAAGATTTTATTTTTTATTTTTTTTATCCTTTGTTCACTACAAGCTCATAGTCATAACGGTACAGAAAAACCTCAGTTACTTGTAAGTTTAGTTCCCTATAAATTCCTTGTTGAACAAATATCTGCTGAGACATGCTCTGTTTATTCTATAGTTACCAACCATTATGATCCGCATACCTACGAACTCCCTCCGCGCCAGATGGAGGAGCTCCGACGCGGAGAACTCTGGTTTCGTATAGGAGAAGCATTTGAAAAAGCATGTGAAAAAAACTTAACCTGTGAGCAGATAGACCTCACACAAAATGTCTCCCTTATTCTGGGGAAAAGTTGCTGTTCTGAGCACGTGATGAATTATGATACTCACATCTGGCTAAGTCCTAAAAACTTAAAAATCCAAGTTCAGACTATTGTGAGTGCGTTAAGTAAAAAATATCCTCAATACGCTGCTCTATATGAACACAACGGGGCCGAGCTTCTTATCTCTCTAGATCTGTTAGATCGGGAAATACTCTCGATTATTTCCAAAGCGAAACAACGCCACGTTTTAGTATCCCACCCAGCATTTGGTTATTTTTGTCGGGACTACAACTTTTTCCAACATTACATTGAGAAAAATAACCATAGCGATCCCTCGCCTAAAGACATTGTCCAAATATTTAAAGAAATTCGTCAATATGAGTTCTCTTCGATAATTCTTCTTGAATATGCAGGACGACGTAGTAGCGCTATGCTTGCGGAGCGTTTTCACATGAATTCTATTACTTTAGATCCCTATGCTGAAAATGTGATTGTTAATTTACGAACCATAGCGACAACTTTTGCTAGTTTATGA